A part of Entelurus aequoreus isolate RoL-2023_Sb linkage group LG03, RoL_Eaeq_v1.1, whole genome shotgun sequence genomic DNA contains:
- the stx11a gene encoding LOW QUALITY PROTEIN: syntaxin-11a (The sequence of the model RefSeq protein was modified relative to this genomic sequence to represent the inferred CDS: deleted 2 bases in 1 codon): protein MKDRLSELLSIASKPPDVDLSSDSPKEDYQGEEAMAAIHREAQAARKEMLLLKMDVKRLGKQGTRFLTSVRRFSSIKRDSNALGRAIKSRGEAVYARLERLKAAGEDLAREHGPSSTLARMACCQHASLTAAFHRAMSDYNGAEMELRENCKTRIQRQAEIVGKEVSCQQIEEMVETGKWSVFSDNLLCEGRGARSALSEIESRRRELMELEGRIRGVRELFLQMALLVEEQGCQVDNVEANVARASDYVARASHQVRKAVRYQKANPCRKLFCCCCPCCQ from the exons ATGAAGGACCGACTGAGTGAGCTCCTCAGCATCGCCTCCAAGCCTCCAGACGTGGACTTGTCCTCA GACAGCCCGAAGGAAGACTACCAGGGCGAGGAGGCCATGGCGGCCATCCACAGGGAGGCTCAGGCGGCGAGGAAAGAGATGCTGCTGCTCAAGATGGACGTGAAGCGTCTGGGGAAACAGGGCACCAGGTTCCTGACCTCAGTGAGGAGGTTCAGCAGCATCAAGCGCGACTCCAACGCTCTGGGCCGCGCCATCAAGTCCCGAGGCGAGGCCGTCTACGCCCGCCTGGAGAGGCTGAAGGCCGCGGGCGAAGACCTGGCCCGGGAGCACGGCCCCTCCTCCACCCTGGCCCGCATGGCGTGCTGCCAACACGCCTCCCTGACCGCCGCCTTCCACCGCGCCATGTCCGACTACAACGGCGCCGAGATGGAGCTGCGGGAGAACTGCAAGACGCGCATCCAGAGGCAGGCGGAGATCGTGGGCAAGGAGGTGAGCTGCCAGCAGATCGAGGAGATGGTGGAGACGGGCAAGTGGAGCGTCTTCTCCGACAACCTGCTCTGCGAGGGCCGCGGCGCCCGCTCCGCCCTCAGCGAGATCGAGAGCCGGCGCCGGGAGCTGATGGAGCTGGAGGGACGCATCCGGGGCGTGCGCGAGCTCTTCCTGCAGATGGCGCTGCTGGTGGAGGAGCAGGGCTGCCAGGTGGACAACGTGGAGGCCAACGTGGCCCGCGCCTCGGACTACGTGGCCCGGGCCTCGCATCAGGTCAGGAAGGCCGTCAGGTACCAGAAGGCCAACCCCTGCAGGAAACTCTTCTGCTGCTGCTGTCCTTGCTGCCAGTGA